In Synechococcus sp. PCC 7502, the genomic stretch TCACTTGAAAGAATGTAGTTAACTAAGTCGCAAAATGCTTATGGTTAGGTTGTTCTAAACGCAATCCCCATGTTTTTGGATCTAAGGTTTTTTCTAAAATTTCTTCATTTTCAGGACTAATCGTGCGCTCTCCATTTTCAATTAATGAAATTAGACCCTGACTGATTTTAGTTACAGTTGATAGCTTGCGTTGACTCCAGCCTTGTTGCATCCTTAGTTCTTTGACGCGAGCACCATTTATTTTTGGCAGTAACAAAGATTTCTCAGTCTGTAATTCAGCTTCTAACTTAATCTCATTATCCATTATATCTTTGAGGGAAATTTTAATAAATGCTCCAAGAAGTTGATCGAAAAAGCCTTTAGGTCTATGAGATTTTGTGCGTCCAAAACCTATTGGTTGAATCTCAGGGGGATAGGTTTCAGAATCAAATTCGATTGCCCAGCCCTTTTCCTGTAAAATTAGCAAGTCACTATCCCACTGGGAAACTAACTTTTTACGTAGGTCTTGATTATTTTGAGAAGCTATAAGCTTTTGCGAACCGTAGGCAATTTCCATTAATGTTTTTACGGCAACTAAGCTATCACAGTCAAACTGTGTCTTAAATAGTAACCACATCATTAAGCGTGCTGCTCCCTCGTGGTGCTGCCAAATGCTCATCACACTCTCTAAAAGGTTTTTGGAAAGATACCCTAGCTGACTATAAGCAATTTTATCCTTTAATCCTTCTTCATTCAGAAAATATCTAGCCCACAGACCAGGTTTAACTATAAAGGTAATGCCTATAAGTTCTTTATCTCCTAATAGGTTTTCTTGATACTCATAGCGTTTACCTAGAATATGCCATAACCGTCCTTCTTCTACCGTAAATCCTTTGACTTTCCCTTGAGTTGGATAAGAAATGAATGTAGTAATTTTACAAGGTTGAGTGGCAATTTCTTCAATTAATGCTAGTTTCTCATGTCTGCTTTTATCTGTTCGCTTTTTTAAGCCTAGATATGATTCAATTTGGCGATCGCTAATAATAAATTCTTGCTCCCAAGGTCTTTCAAGTTGGGTGGCATGGGCGGCAAAAATCAGGTGCATACAGGCGGCACGGATGTCAAAGGTATCAATAACTGCTAGAGCCGCAGCTCCTGCAAGAGTAACTGGGTTTTCATCCTCTAGGTTATCTGTTACCCAGAAGTGAATGGCTCCATTGCCGATGTCTCTGGCATATCGGAGTTTACCTTCTCGATCATTTAACCATAGAAGTTGATTGCGCTGAGTGAGGATATTACTAGCTTCCCAAATCGGCAAAGCTGATGCCATGCGATTGATCTTCTGCTCTGTAAAAAGGGTAGGACTAGTTGTTGGTTGAGTAGATTCAGGATGTATAGCCGTTCCCAGTGATTGAGTTAAATCTTCGTTTTTTAGATCGTTTCCACTAGCTTTTGCAACTTTTTTGGATGAGACCTTATCACTTTTATTCTTACCAGCCATATATTTACTCTAAATGTTGGTGATAAATACCGTTTTACTTTGATTTAACTATGAAACTAGCTACTATAGTCACTATTCCAAGTTTATCACTAATATTTTCTATACATACTGATACGATTTGACTTTTTCCTAGAATGAGTTGTAATTATTCAAGATTAGCTAATTTTGAGATTCTTCTAGCAAGGTAGGTATATCTGTTTCTGTCATTCACCTGCTTAACTGCTAATCCTATAGCTTTGGATTCTCCCACGATGATTGCGAGTTTTTTGGCACGGGTAATGCCTGTGTAGAACAAATTGCGAGAGAGCATGAGAAAGTGTTGCATAAACATGGGAATAATCACCACAGGATATTCACTGCCCTGAGCTTTATGAATAGTAGTGGCTCTAGCTAGGGTGATTTCATTGAGGTCTGCGGAGTCGTAGGTGACTTGTCTATCGCCAAAAATAACTGTAATTTCTTGCTCTTCTAAATCTACACCCGTAATTGTGCCGATGTCGCCATTAAATACTTCACGGTTATAGTCGTTTACCTGTTGCATAATGCGATCGCCCAGACGGAAGATCGTACTACCTCGCT encodes the following:
- a CDS encoding helix-turn-helix transcriptional regulator, which encodes MAGKNKSDKVSSKKVAKASGNDLKNEDLTQSLGTAIHPESTQPTTSPTLFTEQKINRMASALPIWEASNILTQRNQLLWLNDREGKLRYARDIGNGAIHFWVTDNLEDENPVTLAGAAALAVIDTFDIRAACMHLIFAAHATQLERPWEQEFIISDRQIESYLGLKKRTDKSRHEKLALIEEIATQPCKITTFISYPTQGKVKGFTVEEGRLWHILGKRYEYQENLLGDKELIGITFIVKPGLWARYFLNEEGLKDKIAYSQLGYLSKNLLESVMSIWQHHEGAARLMMWLLFKTQFDCDSLVAVKTLMEIAYGSQKLIASQNNQDLRKKLVSQWDSDLLILQEKGWAIEFDSETYPPEIQPIGFGRTKSHRPKGFFDQLLGAFIKISLKDIMDNEIKLEAELQTEKSLLLPKINGARVKELRMQQGWSQRKLSTVTKISQGLISLIENGERTISPENEEILEKTLDPKTWGLRLEQPNHKHFAT